A region of Fusarium keratoplasticum isolate Fu6.1 chromosome 6, whole genome shotgun sequence DNA encodes the following proteins:
- a CDS encoding MFS domain-containing protein: MMAQPPSPRSSSSNIEPENGLAQPFGEKTAGEVVEASGESDDSSSDGRQPVPLSWKIASVVLVTAIGFGSQWSSGITAAMKSTIKKEMGITNTQFSLLEASEDFMVTALMLVSGIVTDRIGGAGAMLYGNLIYSVGSILVAGAAQTRSYKFMIAGRVVRALGDIATQIAQYKVFSSWFAPGNGFGSTLGFELGVGKMGAFAGKSSANIIAKKTGNFAWVFWVAVFMNIFTNVMTVVFYWFTKVANRKFHGINDPATGEKLSEKSKKFEIRKVLELPWSFWAVMAFSLFETSTAIVFLQNATELAEQRFGTDSIAAGWYSSVLQYAGFFVVPLLGIFIDLYGHRISILVFCGLGVFTSMLLVNFSGAVKGTAASFGVFAFAYCFGPTTIIDSTRTSMWDSTVFGSAYSIKITLNNAMNIIVRVITGRIQDADNNSYDRVTIVYVILAGCSVAVSLILGIVAWRSVDLGHLQWTRKMRIARGHILNSRKQRFYEENGGRNKKISLFCFASLILLILGSWCGYFWGIATGNNG, encoded by the exons atgatggctcaacctccatctcccagGTCTTCCAGCTCAAACATAGAGCCTGAGAATGGCCTGGCGCAACCCTTTGGAGAGAAGACCGCAGGAGAAGTAGTTGAGGCATCTGGGGAGTCAGATGACTCCAGCTCCGATGGCCGTCAACCGGTGCCGCTGTCTTGGAAGATTGCATCCGTTGTCCTCGTGACGGCGATCGGCTTCGGGTCTCAATGGAGCTCAGGCATCACTGCTGCCATGAAAAGCACCATCAAGAAAGAAATGGGCATCACGAATACGCAGTTCTCACTCTTGGAGGCTAGTGAGGACTTCATGGTTACAGCCCTCATGCTTGTGAGCGGCATCGTCACTGATAGGATTGGAGGCGCCG GTGCTATGCTGTATGGAAACTTGATCTACTCTGTCGGCTCAATTTTGGTTGCAGGCGCAGCTCAAACTCGTTCCTACAAGTTCATGATAGCTGGCAGAGTTGTTCGAGCTTTGGGGGACATCGCAACCCAGATCGCCCAGTACAAGGTATTCTCATCCTGGTTCGCACCCGGAAATGGCTTTGGATCGACCCTAGGCTTCGAGCTGGGCGTCGGAAAGATGGGTGCGTTTGCCGGCAAGTCATCCGCCAATATCATTGCCAAAAAGACGGGGAACTTTGCCTGGGTATTCTGGGTCGCCGTCTTCATGAACATCTTTACCAATGTCATGACTGTCGTTTTCTATTGGTTCACTAAGGTGGCCAATCGCAAGTTCCATGGCATCAACGATCCAGCAACAGGCGAGAAGTTGAgtgagaagagcaagaagttTGAGATCCGCAAGGTGCTCGAGTTGCCATGGTCTTTTTGGGCCGTCatggccttttctctcttcgaAACAAGCACTGCTATCGTTTTCCTCCAGAACGCCACTGAACTTGCTGAACAGCGATTTGGAACTGATTCCATTGCGGCTGGCTGGTATAGCTCGGTCTTGCAGTATGCCG GCTTCTTTGTTGTTCCCCTACTGGGTATCTTCATTGACCTTTATGGACACCGAATTTCAATCT TGGTTTTCTGCGGCCTCGGAGTCTTCACCTCCATGCTTCTCGTCAACTTTTCTGGTGCCGTCAAAGGAACCGCAGCATCCTTTGGCGTCTTTGCCTTTGCGTATTGTTTTGGACCTaccaccatcatcgacagCACTCGCACATCTATGTGGGATAGCACAGTATTTGGCTCGGCCTACTCTATCAAGATCACACTGAACAATGC AATGAACATCATCGTGCGAGTCATCACTGGAAGAATCCAGGATGCCGACAACAACTCGTACGATAGAGTTACCATCGTCTATGTCATTCTTGCTGGATGCTCAGTTGCTGTTTCCTTGATCCTGGGCATCGTGGCCTGGCGATCTGTAGACCTAGGACACTTGCAGTGGACAAGGAAGATGCGCATTGCCCGAGGACACATTCTCAACTCCCGAAAGCAGAGGTTCTATGAGGAGAATGGAGGTAGGAACAAGAAAATCTCTCTCTTTTGTTTTGCTTCCCTTATTCTCTTGATCCTGGGAAGTTGGTGCGGCTACTTCTGGGGCATTGCAACTGGAAACAATGGCTAA
- a CDS encoding MFS domain-containing protein translates to MHGNQPSRSMPDEETPLILNEGRSDSEHGITQQPTTQSTDEAKVSSSGSWVSMPNKGQLAVIMLVRLAEPISERSLTAYLFYQLQWFDKSLDASSIAKQAGHLTAAFAASQCVTSMWWGRAADSPVLGRKGVLVIGLLGSAVSALGMGFSTTYRSAMLFRMLAGALNGNVAVLRTMVSEVVVDNRYRSRAFLLLPMCFNVGNIVGPLMSGVLANPIDSLPSLFGPGSFFGGRDGVQWMSRFPYALPNVVCALLLVTSAFGVIFALGETHPLLRHDKPGQRRRLGEGLLGGILKRRNAKPSYQSIATDDDPEQIRETTAMDSESASTKPARFTSILSRNVCLTLLQHFLQALHVATFNSALIVLLPTPRGDPSKIHLPFQFAGGLGLSTKKVAMATSTIGTIGIPLQLFLFPKLSVRLGLLRSYRIFLPLSIVVYCILPYLTLLPDDYVIVWACMTAVLSLHVVSRVFVTPATMMLVDGSCPDPSLLGTIHGFASSTSSAARILGPTVGGTVLGWGLANNLVGIPFWGMAFIASINFGLLLLVKDSNAS, encoded by the exons ATGCATGGCAATCAGCCATCCAGATCCATGCCTGACGAAGAGACGCCACTCATTCTCAATGAAGGGCGATCAGATTCCGAGCATGGAATTACCCAGCAGCCGACGACACAGTCTACGGATGAGGCAAAAGTGTCATCATCTGGTTCCTGGGTATCCATGCCTAACAAAGGCCAGCTAGCTGTCATAATGCTTGTCCGCCTCGCAGAGCCAATCAGCGAACGGTCTCTTACGGCATACCTTTTCTACCAGCTACAATGGTTCGACAAGTCCCTAGATGCGTCGTCGATCGCGAAGCAGGCCGGGCATCTGACTGCAGCCTTTGCCGCTTCTCAATGCGTAACATCGATGTGGTGGGGACGGGCAGCCGATAGCCCGGTGCTCGGTAGGAAGGGCGTTCTCGTCATTGGCCTCCTAGGTTCAGCGGTTTCAGCACTTGGCATGGGGTTCTCAACTACATATCGGTCTGCCATGTTATTTAGGATGCTAGCCGGTGCACTGAATGGCAACGTTGCCGTTCTCAGGACAATGGTGTCAGAGGTTGTTGTCGACAACAG ATACCGCTCTCGTGCATTCCTTCTTCTACCAATGTGTTTTAACGTTGGCAACATTGTAGGACCACTGATGAGCGGCGTCTTAGCCAACCCTATCGACTCGCTGCCAAGCTTATTCGGGCCAGGCTCCTTTTTCGGCGGCCGTGACGGCGTTCAGTGGATGAGCAGATTCCCCTATGCACTCCCCAACGTTGTCTGCGCTCTTCTCTTGGTCACATCAGCATTTGGTGTTATCTTTGCTTTGGGCGAGACTCATCCTCTGCTTCGGCACGACAAGCCAGGCCAGCGACGACGGCTTGGAGAGGGTCTCCTTGGGGGCATTCTCAAGAGACGCAACGCCAAGCCCTCCTACCAATCTATTGCTACAGATGATGACCCTGAACAGATCCGTGAGACAACGGCTATGGATTCGGAATCAGCCAGTACAAAGCCAGCCCGATTTACCTCGATTTTGTCCAGGAACGTTTGCTTGACACTGTTACAACATTTTCTTCAAGCTCTTCACGTCGCGACTTTCAACTCGGCCTTGATTGTTCTCCTGCCAACTCCTAGGGGAGATCCTTCCAAAATCCACTTACCCTTTCAATTTGCTGGAGGCCTTGGGTTATCTACCAAGAAAGTAGCCATGGCGACGAGCACAATCGGAACTATCGGTATTCCCCTGCAGCTATTCTTATTTCCAAAACTGAGTGTCCGACTTGGCCTTTTGAGGTCGTACCGGATCTTCCTGCCACTCAGCATTGTGGTTTACTGCATATTGCCCTACCTGACTCTACTACCGGATGACTATGTCATTGTCTGGGCTTGCATGACGGCTGTACTATCGTTGCATGTGGTATCTCGAGTCTTTGTTACACCAGCAACAATGATGCTGGTTGACGGGTCATGCCCCGACCCATCTTTATTGGGCACAATCCATGGTTTTGCTTCAAGCACATCAAGTGCTGCGCGCATTCTGGGCCCAACGGTCGGGGGCACTGTTTTGGGATGGGGTTTGGCAAACAATCTCGTTGGAATTCCGTTCTGGGGAATGGCTTTCATTGCTTCGATAAACTTTGGGCTTctgttgttggtgaaggATTCGAATGCCTCATGA